A portion of the Maridesulfovibrio frigidus DSM 17176 genome contains these proteins:
- a CDS encoding Rha family transcriptional regulator produces the protein MAGKNLANSNTSDNSSVVGSPTLVISDGKPVVSSLTIAEHFGKRHDNVLRTIENLEVPQDFTALNFEVSEYVDRTGRKLPAYNITRDGFTLLVMGFTGKKAMQWKIRYIEAFNAMEQELLRVRNRPLENKTIKAISDCLIRDNSVHAFIEEACEVASWGRVSKTELYESYQIYCKRTQCRSVHRARFFSDLYAMIRSVKETRPRVNGERPRMLLGIAPYNPLPAGSEPLELPASANPDYSLNSPESCIATAKELLLKNLSSLPRPERQAMLLAYDALIEAEQGLCGEVRHA, from the coding sequence ATGGCTGGAAAGAACTTAGCCAATTCAAACACTTCTGACAACAGTTCAGTTGTCGGTTCCCCTACGCTTGTTATCTCTGATGGCAAGCCCGTTGTTTCGTCTCTTACAATTGCCGAGCATTTTGGTAAGCGGCACGATAATGTTTTACGAACTATTGAAAATCTAGAAGTTCCTCAAGATTTCACTGCCCTCAATTTTGAGGTTAGTGAATATGTAGACAGAACAGGCCGCAAACTTCCCGCTTACAATATAACTCGCGATGGCTTCACCCTGCTAGTAATGGGCTTCACCGGAAAGAAAGCCATGCAATGGAAGATTCGCTATATCGAAGCTTTCAATGCAATGGAGCAGGAACTTCTACGTGTGCGGAACAGGCCGCTAGAAAATAAAACTATAAAAGCAATCTCGGATTGCCTGATCCGTGACAACTCAGTGCATGCCTTTATTGAAGAAGCTTGCGAAGTAGCCTCATGGGGCAGGGTTTCAAAAACTGAGCTTTACGAAAGCTACCAGATTTATTGCAAGCGCACACAATGCCGTTCTGTGCACCGCGCAAGATTTTTTAGTGACCTTTACGCCATGATTAGAAGCGTTAAAGAAACCCGCCCACGGGTGAACGGAGAACGGCCTCGTATGCTCTTAGGCATTGCTCCATACAATCCGCTTCCGGCAGGATCGGAACCGTTAGAGCTTCCTGCATCCGCAAATCCTGATTACAGCCTGAATTCTCCAGAATCCTGCATTGCCACCGCAAAAGAACTCCTGCTTAAAAACCTGTCCAGCCTCCCAAGGCCGGAAAGACAAGCCATGCTCCTAGCTTATGATGCCCTGATAGAAGCGGAACAGGGACTTTGCGGGGAGGTGCGTCATGCTTAA
- a CDS encoding tetratricopeptide repeat protein, producing the protein MNMQLDTTATLLDICDSFWDQDFEEKATFLDVVDTATFTTFEKNLATLVKARIISKSKGYDVGLEFVAKISSLDSTFAFNDFWCNALFALSRYEEMLPYIEKCKTLAKSDKQKSYHSVNKGFYYQYVEKEIYMALECYIEAARLYPNYWAHSNAYTILLEKYNYDEAEKFLNKCKELASSDLERSNYALNKGLYCDHANDNSEKALKHYIQAAEKHPNFWANNNAFLKLRDKGDYNKAEKYLNKCKKLFSNDREKGEFQYNSGSYCENKNKDTEALNYYIQSAKKHSNFWASSKLFNIYLDKGEYTEALLHLKKSSKIATTRKEKEHFLTNKEHCIWEMPHEEWFSANYCREFSSKMNFSSEIDAFTLFHLLYSNNSTYLLSYRLIREHPELLAHREWIEFKKRLLKGRGQQLIKLHEIIRSNKKHSIIDIATLGILNYYGGDHFVAEKYFSSITPNSGFLNLSTYYIIKCRQGQNKKYDDIISRYLKRDNAKLFSSDSENYYRGMILILNNDLNKARKTVPINIRHIPSLLLLAYIYDQLKMNNQKNKCINLILSHEVIKLPKSRIVGKSLSQFHKLPHKTSFKTFEHLLYYIKPYELHEPLKMIYITSKTITRKESWFRFKHIFQNYTFYEEYPLNFNCGLDSKFDQLWEKIGNEKTNIAQNISKLTALNWPIYSLSKMSSDDLEQRIGLYIQHNKYPYDEIELAISSFYMMKTLSFEATLRLYSYLKLKTNRFILTPQQITTLLAGYLTLMYGDTFTRPIQAFLTVSPLIADYITSKKNNEMTYEEYHNLICSNSSIYN; encoded by the coding sequence ATGAATATGCAGCTTGATACAACCGCGACACTACTTGATATATGCGATTCATTCTGGGACCAAGACTTTGAAGAAAAAGCTACGTTTCTTGATGTAGTTGATACGGCTACTTTTACCACTTTTGAAAAAAACTTAGCGACGTTAGTCAAGGCTCGCATTATAAGCAAAAGTAAAGGATACGATGTTGGTTTAGAATTTGTAGCAAAAATATCATCTCTTGACTCCACTTTTGCGTTCAATGATTTTTGGTGTAATGCACTCTTTGCACTATCAAGATACGAAGAGATGCTTCCATATATAGAAAAATGTAAGACTCTTGCAAAAAGCGATAAACAGAAAAGTTATCATTCTGTGAACAAAGGTTTCTACTATCAATATGTTGAAAAAGAAATCTATATGGCACTTGAATGCTATATTGAAGCAGCTAGGCTTTATCCAAACTATTGGGCACACAGTAATGCATACACGATACTACTAGAAAAATATAATTATGATGAAGCGGAAAAGTTCCTAAATAAATGTAAAGAACTAGCATCGAGTGATTTAGAGAGAAGCAACTACGCTCTCAATAAAGGTCTTTATTGCGACCACGCAAATGATAACAGTGAAAAGGCATTGAAACACTATATACAGGCTGCAGAAAAACATCCTAACTTTTGGGCAAACAACAATGCTTTCTTAAAACTAAGAGATAAAGGTGATTATAATAAAGCTGAAAAATACTTAAATAAATGTAAAAAATTATTTTCTAATGATAGAGAAAAAGGTGAATTCCAATACAACAGTGGTTCTTATTGCGAAAATAAAAATAAAGACACCGAAGCATTAAATTATTATATACAGTCCGCTAAAAAACATTCTAACTTTTGGGCTTCAAGCAAATTATTTAATATATATTTAGATAAAGGGGAATACACAGAAGCATTACTACATCTAAAAAAATCGAGTAAAATAGCTACAACGCGTAAAGAAAAAGAACATTTCCTCACCAATAAGGAGCATTGCATTTGGGAAATGCCACATGAAGAGTGGTTTTCCGCTAACTACTGTAGAGAATTTTCATCAAAAATGAACTTTTCATCAGAGATAGATGCTTTCACTCTTTTTCACCTACTTTACAGCAACAATTCCACATATCTTTTAAGTTATAGACTTATACGTGAGCACCCAGAACTTTTAGCACATAGAGAATGGATTGAATTTAAAAAACGTCTTCTAAAAGGCCGTGGACAGCAACTAATCAAGCTACACGAAATTATTAGATCTAATAAAAAACATTCTATTATTGATATAGCAACCCTTGGAATACTTAACTACTATGGCGGAGACCACTTCGTTGCAGAGAAATACTTTTCTTCGATCACCCCAAATAGTGGATTCTTAAATTTATCAACCTATTACATCATAAAATGTAGACAAGGTCAGAACAAAAAATATGATGATATCATTAGTAGATACTTAAAAAGAGACAATGCAAAATTATTTAGCAGCGATAGTGAAAATTACTACCGAGGAATGATTTTAATTTTAAACAATGATTTGAATAAAGCCCGCAAAACAGTTCCTATAAATATAAGACATATCCCATCTTTACTTCTTTTGGCATACATATATGATCAGCTAAAAATGAATAATCAAAAAAACAAGTGTATAAATTTAATCCTTAGCCACGAAGTTATCAAACTACCTAAAAGTAGAATCGTAGGAAAAAGTTTATCCCAATTCCATAAACTTCCACATAAAACAAGCTTCAAAACATTTGAACATTTACTATATTATATCAAACCATATGAATTGCATGAGCCGCTTAAAATGATTTATATAACCTCTAAAACGATTACAAGAAAAGAAAGCTGGTTTAGATTCAAGCATATATTTCAAAACTACACTTTCTATGAAGAATACCCACTTAACTTTAACTGTGGATTAGATTCTAAATTCGATCAATTGTGGGAAAAAATTGGAAACGAAAAAACAAATATTGCTCAAAATATTTCAAAACTCACTGCATTAAACTGGCCTATTTACAGTTTATCCAAGATGTCTTCAGATGATTTAGAACAAAGAATAGGCCTTTATATACAACATAATAAATACCCCTATGACGAGATAGAACTTGCGATCTCATCATTTTATATGATGAAGACACTATCATTTGAAGCAACATTACGATTATATAGTTACCTTAAACTTAAAACAAACAGATTTATACTTACACCTCAACAAATAACGACTCTTTTAGCTGGATATTTAACACTAATGTATGGTGATACTTTTACACGCCCAATACAGGCCTTTTTAACAGTATCTCCTCTTATTGCTGACTATATAACATCTAAAAAAAATAACGAAATGACTTATGAAGAGTACCATAACTTAATATGTTCTAATAGCTCAATTTACAACTAA
- a CDS encoding terminase gpA endonuclease subunit: protein MEASSIVKKMVGKLIPVPVGRFSLPPEMIGKRFTFSFSRGEKQILRKRKKIKVSKWAEQSRILVPESSSLPGMWRNDVTPYLTDIMDSLFHSGVQTVVVCAAPQVGKTEVLLNALGYAVDREPSPAMIIYPDMTAAKDSSRDRVLPMLKTSPKLSKYLTGSTDDEASLRINLRHMPIYMGWAHSASRLASKPIRYVFFDEIDKYPTTANKKEADPLSLAEKRGRTYRNRKFLKISTPTNESGPIWTALNIEAQAVFGFKVRCPICGYVHEMDFDQIKWPERETADPSQHAERVEAEKLAWYECPNMGCKWDDGTRDKAVSYGAWFDRVSGTPLEAYLKSKRPKKIGFHIPSWLSRFVSLSEVAAAFLRGQKSGLNPEWREKLKDFMNSHKAEPWVNYQQERSEDKILALKDDRPRLLVPGGDVVACLTAAIDTQSGRGGYFPYEIRAWGYGMTHESWLVADGEVDSFEALAEVLWDREYKDAEGNSYLVRLALIDAMGHRTDEVYDFCRLNRGRILPLKGEQTMARPFSYSQIDIFPGSNKPIPGGLKLLRVNVTHYKNALSNRLAINPADPGAYHLHSEVSDAWAREMTAEYVNEKGYWECPKGRPNHAWDIAGYNLAAADLLGVKSYKQAGMKPRKQAPKKKVNPYTNGGR from the coding sequence GTGGAAGCCAGTTCGATAGTTAAAAAAATGGTCGGAAAGCTCATACCCGTTCCGGTAGGTCGCTTTTCATTACCTCCAGAAATGATAGGGAAGCGGTTCACCTTTTCATTTAGCAGGGGTGAAAAGCAGATTTTGCGGAAGCGTAAAAAGATCAAGGTCAGCAAGTGGGCGGAGCAGTCGCGAATTCTGGTTCCTGAATCCAGTTCCTTGCCGGGCATGTGGCGTAATGATGTAACGCCGTACCTTACCGACATAATGGATAGTCTTTTCCATAGCGGAGTTCAGACCGTTGTTGTTTGTGCCGCTCCGCAGGTTGGTAAAACCGAAGTGCTGCTTAATGCGCTGGGCTATGCCGTGGATCGTGAACCGAGTCCGGCAATGATCATCTATCCCGATATGACAGCGGCGAAGGATTCGAGCAGGGATAGAGTTCTGCCAATGCTCAAAACTTCACCGAAACTTTCTAAGTATTTGACTGGCTCAACGGATGATGAAGCATCGCTCCGCATAAACTTACGGCATATGCCGATCTATATGGGCTGGGCGCATTCTGCATCCCGTCTGGCATCGAAGCCTATCCGGTATGTTTTCTTTGATGAGATTGATAAATATCCCACCACCGCAAACAAGAAAGAAGCTGATCCGCTCAGTCTGGCGGAAAAGCGCGGGCGTACTTATCGCAATCGCAAATTTTTGAAAATTTCCACACCGACAAATGAAAGCGGCCCTATCTGGACGGCTCTGAATATCGAAGCGCAAGCCGTATTCGGTTTTAAGGTGCGTTGTCCGATTTGCGGCTATGTGCATGAAATGGATTTTGACCAGATTAAATGGCCTGAAAGAGAAACGGCTGATCCTTCCCAGCATGCCGAACGGGTCGAGGCTGAAAAGCTGGCGTGGTACGAATGCCCGAACATGGGTTGCAAGTGGGATGATGGAACACGGGATAAGGCCGTGAGTTATGGCGCATGGTTTGATCGTGTGTCCGGCACTCCACTTGAAGCTTACCTTAAATCTAAACGGCCTAAGAAGATCGGCTTCCATATTCCTAGCTGGCTATCAAGATTCGTTTCGTTGTCTGAAGTTGCCGCCGCATTTTTGCGGGGTCAGAAGTCCGGCCTTAACCCTGAATGGCGCGAAAAGTTGAAAGACTTCATGAACTCTCACAAGGCGGAACCGTGGGTTAATTATCAGCAGGAGCGTAGTGAAGATAAGATTCTTGCGCTTAAAGATGATCGTCCGCGGTTGCTTGTTCCCGGTGGTGACGTGGTGGCCTGTCTCACTGCCGCTATTGATACGCAGTCCGGCAGGGGCGGTTATTTCCCCTATGAAATCCGCGCGTGGGGTTACGGCATGACGCATGAATCATGGCTGGTTGCTGATGGTGAAGTGGATAGCTTTGAAGCTTTGGCGGAAGTTCTATGGGATCGGGAATACAAGGACGCAGAAGGCAATTCATATCTTGTGCGGCTGGCTCTAATAGATGCAATGGGGCATCGGACAGATGAAGTTTACGATTTTTGCCGACTTAATCGGGGCCGCATTCTGCCGCTAAAAGGTGAGCAGACAATGGCGCGCCCGTTTTCATACAGCCAGATTGATATTTTCCCCGGTTCAAACAAGCCTATACCCGGCGGCCTTAAGCTTTTGCGGGTGAATGTGACGCATTACAAGAACGCTTTATCCAACCGCCTTGCCATTAATCCCGCTGATCCGGGAGCGTATCACCTGCACAGTGAAGTTTCGGATGCGTGGGCGCGGGAAATGACCGCTGAATACGTGAATGAAAAAGGGTATTGGGAATGTCCGAAAGGAAGGCCCAACCATGCATGGGATATTGCCGGATACAACCTTGCTGCTGCGGACCTGCTGGGCGTTAAATCCTACAAGCAAGCGGGCATGAAGCCTAGGAAGCAAGCTCCGAAAAAGAAAGTAAACCCTTACACTAACGGTGGTAGATAG
- a CDS encoding phage/plasmid primase, P4 family, translated as MGWAGTNLSESERNTIARSLFEVAKEEGKWLNGKCPLHNDDNPSFGYNFEDDYFKCLAGCTDCGDLIKLYSLVTGLPNEVAFKEFKDKYGHGVNDAPKVKPTVQKKRKESKRGGGAVIPEDIWGHMHLLPDDWFQLLQKERGWNPEIIKRLDLRMQMVFRDKENMVRPINGQSMRIAIPIRGNDGRLHNIRLYRKPGTNLQKKIMSWGRGYGNARLFPAPALLGKSGPVLLCEGEPDTICALSNGFNAITQTSKTVRWSNEHLEPFNGRDVIIAYDADQPGQEHADNAARSLVQVARSVRVIEWPDFMGRNKDGSLPAKDGLDLTDYFVKFKQNAKALQALFASARKVEIPKVGESGSEWAFFRERTFKPRLLADQLLQDQPLLYDDLTGLLYRWNGKYWEQISRGNLQQSATNYLGIEATTSRVNDATSLAINLANLPHGREVNDQGEWVCLQNGMLNLKTLELKPHDTDYYSTICLGVSFNPDSKAKCNRWLKYLDETVQTPGPIAQLQEFMGYCLTRDVHYEKCLLLLGDGSDGKSTYLKIARELVAPANCSAVAFQDLEDQFRRASLYNKLLNISTEIGSAAMETPTFKAVVSGDTIQGAFKHKDSFEFPPFCKLAFAANKLPRVLDNTDGFFRRMLPIKFKRQYLEDDPDRNPNLFKELKENELSEIFHWALVGLHRLYEQGRFTASDETIDLLMDYRRLNNPVQAFVEDTCELSDGVKESKDSLYKAYREYSAKNGYQPMHKENFFRELYSAVKTLRETRPRVDGRRCRMITGIKTKFELTAS; from the coding sequence ATGGGCTGGGCCGGAACAAATCTTTCCGAAAGTGAACGCAATACTATAGCGCGTTCATTGTTTGAAGTTGCCAAGGAAGAAGGTAAATGGCTGAACGGCAAATGTCCGCTTCATAATGATGATAATCCGTCCTTTGGATATAATTTTGAAGATGACTATTTCAAATGCCTTGCCGGATGCACTGATTGTGGCGACCTGATTAAGCTTTATAGTTTGGTTACTGGCTTGCCCAATGAAGTAGCCTTTAAGGAATTCAAAGATAAGTACGGGCATGGTGTTAACGACGCGCCGAAGGTTAAGCCCACTGTGCAGAAAAAGCGCAAGGAATCGAAACGTGGCGGCGGTGCGGTTATCCCTGAAGATATTTGGGGTCATATGCACCTGTTGCCGGATGATTGGTTTCAACTGTTGCAGAAAGAGCGCGGCTGGAATCCTGAAATTATCAAGCGGCTTGATCTGCGTATGCAGATGGTATTCAGGGATAAGGAAAACATGGTTCGCCCAATTAACGGGCAATCTATGCGTATTGCTATCCCTATTCGCGGCAATGACGGCAGGCTTCATAATATCCGCTTGTATCGCAAGCCCGGCACTAATCTGCAAAAGAAGATTATGTCATGGGGTAGGGGATATGGGAATGCTCGTTTGTTTCCTGCTCCAGCTCTACTTGGTAAGTCCGGCCCTGTTCTGCTTTGCGAAGGGGAACCGGATACTATTTGCGCTCTGTCGAATGGTTTTAATGCCATAACCCAAACATCAAAGACCGTTAGATGGTCAAATGAGCATTTAGAACCGTTTAATGGGCGCGATGTAATTATTGCTTATGATGCGGATCAGCCGGGACAAGAGCATGCAGATAATGCGGCTCGTTCTCTGGTACAGGTTGCGCGCTCTGTTCGGGTTATTGAATGGCCTGATTTTATGGGGCGTAATAAAGATGGTTCATTGCCCGCGAAAGATGGCCTTGATCTGACTGATTACTTTGTGAAGTTCAAACAGAATGCAAAAGCTTTGCAAGCTCTGTTTGCTTCGGCCCGCAAGGTTGAGATTCCTAAAGTTGGTGAAAGCGGTAGCGAATGGGCGTTTTTTAGGGAACGTACCTTCAAACCTCGACTACTGGCGGATCAACTGCTTCAGGATCAGCCTTTGCTTTATGATGATCTTACAGGTTTGCTCTATCGCTGGAACGGAAAATACTGGGAACAAATTTCAAGGGGCAATCTGCAACAGTCGGCTACCAATTATCTCGGCATCGAGGCCACAACAAGCAGGGTGAACGATGCAACGTCACTTGCGATTAATCTTGCGAATCTTCCGCATGGTCGCGAAGTAAATGATCAGGGTGAATGGGTGTGTCTACAAAATGGCATGCTCAATTTAAAAACGCTCGAGCTCAAACCGCACGATACGGATTACTATTCTACAATTTGCCTCGGTGTTTCGTTTAATCCGGATTCAAAAGCTAAATGTAATCGCTGGTTAAAGTATCTGGATGAAACGGTTCAGACTCCCGGACCTATTGCCCAGCTCCAAGAGTTCATGGGCTATTGTCTGACTCGCGACGTGCATTATGAAAAGTGTTTGCTGCTTCTTGGTGACGGATCGGACGGTAAATCAACATATTTGAAAATTGCGCGGGAGTTGGTTGCACCTGCTAACTGTTCGGCAGTTGCTTTTCAGGATTTGGAAGACCAGTTCCGACGCGCTAGCCTCTATAATAAGCTTCTCAATATTTCGACTGAAATAGGCTCTGCCGCTATGGAAACACCGACCTTTAAGGCTGTTGTATCCGGTGACACGATTCAGGGCGCATTCAAGCATAAAGATTCATTTGAGTTCCCGCCGTTCTGTAAGCTGGCATTTGCGGCTAATAAACTGCCACGTGTGCTTGATAATACGGATGGCTTTTTCAGGCGCATGTTGCCGATCAAATTTAAACGGCAATATCTAGAAGATGATCCTGATCGCAATCCAAATCTATTCAAAGAATTGAAAGAGAACGAGCTATCGGAAATATTTCATTGGGCGTTGGTTGGTCTGCATCGGCTCTATGAGCAGGGGCGGTTCACGGCATCAGATGAAACAATTGATCTACTGATGGATTACAGGCGGCTTAATAACCCTGTTCAGGCGTTTGTTGAGGATACTTGCGAACTGTCAGACGGCGTTAAGGAGTCGAAAGACTCGCTCTATAAAGCCTATCGCGAATACAGCGCAAAGAATGGCTATCAGCCCATGCATAAGGAGAACTTTTTCAGGGAACTCTATTCAGCGGTGAAGACTCTTAGAGAGACGCGCCCACGGGTAGATGGTCGGCGGTGTCGGATGATTACGGGTATTAAAACTAAGTTTGAACTAACGGCTTCATGA
- a CDS encoding phage regulatory CII family protein has protein sequence MNKSRKSVAVEIQNMVLRHRALSVEQISELTFGSAKSHWTLYKELNPEDSTAKMGVLDLVPLMKTCGSPAPLEAIAHQMNMVVIPLPEARVCTGHLENDMNRTTKEFGDAVVKFSAIMEDGEIKPEEFAEFDKEIMELVSTALYWRDGIKAMVKG, from the coding sequence ATGAATAAATCACGCAAAAGCGTAGCAGTAGAAATTCAAAACATGGTGCTACGGCATCGGGCTTTATCAGTAGAGCAAATAAGCGAATTAACTTTCGGCTCTGCCAAAAGCCATTGGACATTATACAAGGAACTGAACCCCGAAGATTCTACAGCGAAGATGGGCGTTCTGGACCTTGTGCCGCTCATGAAAACATGCGGATCACCTGCACCTCTTGAAGCAATTGCCCATCAGATGAATATGGTGGTTATCCCGTTGCCGGAAGCGAGAGTTTGTACAGGCCACTTAGAAAACGACATGAACCGAACCACTAAGGAATTCGGTGATGCCGTGGTCAAGTTTTCCGCCATTATGGAAGACGGCGAAATCAAGCCCGAAGAATTTGCTGAATTCGACAAGGAAATCATGGAACTCGTTTCAACTGCTTTGTACTGGCGGGATGGAATCAAAGCTATGGTGAAGGGGTAA